The following proteins are co-located in the Oceanimonas sp. GK1 genome:
- a CDS encoding Na+/H+ antiporter NhaC family protein codes for MEQPNTLALNPSVKWPPLWRGLAVAVVAALAFAWLGFTHEQGSDYGALSLLPAALVITMAVLTRKTVESLLAGSLLGLLLLNPADLVSPLADVTLAVMMDETIAWLILVCGMMGGLINLLARGGGVHSFGAVMTRLITSPRSAMMGTVGLGLVVFIDDYLNSLAVSSSMKSITDRFGISREKLAYIVDSTAAPICILVPVSTWAVFFASLLEDSGAAEGGQGMSLYVASIPWMLYGWAALLVVALVATRKLPDLGAMKAAEARAQGGQPVPTGWQDEATPAPERSVPGWLGLTNFLLPMVVLVLASVYYDIDLLKGVLVALGVTMVLYSVQRLLSFQQQVDATLDGFKVMLYPLATVCAGFILKEVNDQLGMTRYIIDTVTPLLTPALLPAVVFLVMAAVVFSTASSWGVFVISLPIVVPLGQAMDVPMPLVVGALLSASAFGSHACFFSDSTVLSAQGAGCDTMDHALTQLPYALIGGAITLAALLAAGFWMV; via the coding sequence ATGGAACAACCCAACACCCTGGCCCTCAACCCCAGTGTCAAATGGCCACCGCTCTGGCGTGGCCTGGCGGTGGCCGTGGTGGCCGCCCTGGCCTTTGCCTGGCTCGGCTTCACCCATGAGCAAGGCAGCGACTATGGCGCGCTGAGCCTGTTGCCGGCGGCGCTGGTGATCACCATGGCGGTGCTGACCCGCAAAACCGTGGAGTCCCTGCTGGCGGGCAGCCTGCTGGGCCTGCTGCTGCTCAACCCCGCCGATCTGGTCAGCCCATTGGCGGACGTGACCCTGGCGGTGATGATGGACGAAACCATCGCCTGGCTGATCCTGGTGTGCGGCATGATGGGCGGGCTGATTAACCTGCTGGCCCGGGGCGGCGGCGTGCACAGCTTTGGTGCCGTCATGACCCGGCTTATCACCTCGCCCCGAAGCGCCATGATGGGTACCGTGGGCCTGGGGCTGGTGGTGTTTATCGACGACTACCTCAACTCCCTGGCGGTGTCGTCCTCAATGAAAAGCATCACCGACCGCTTTGGCATCTCCCGGGAGAAACTGGCCTACATCGTCGACTCCACCGCCGCGCCCATCTGCATTCTGGTGCCGGTGTCCACCTGGGCGGTGTTTTTCGCGTCCCTGCTGGAAGACTCGGGCGCCGCCGAGGGCGGCCAGGGCATGTCGCTCTATGTGGCCAGCATCCCCTGGATGCTGTACGGCTGGGCCGCGCTGCTGGTGGTGGCGCTGGTGGCGACCCGCAAGTTGCCGGATCTGGGCGCCATGAAAGCGGCCGAGGCCCGGGCTCAAGGCGGCCAGCCGGTGCCCACGGGCTGGCAGGACGAGGCAACACCCGCCCCCGAACGCAGCGTGCCCGGCTGGCTGGGTCTGACCAACTTCCTGCTGCCCATGGTGGTGCTGGTGCTGGCCAGCGTGTATTACGACATTGACCTGCTGAAAGGCGTGCTGGTAGCCCTGGGCGTGACCATGGTGCTGTATTCGGTGCAGCGGCTGCTGTCGTTCCAGCAGCAGGTGGACGCCACCCTGGACGGTTTCAAGGTGATGCTGTATCCGCTGGCCACCGTCTGTGCCGGCTTTATTTTGAAGGAAGTGAACGATCAGCTGGGCATGACCCGCTACATCATCGACACCGTGACCCCGCTTCTCACCCCGGCGCTGTTGCCCGCCGTGGTGTTTCTGGTGATGGCCGCCGTGGTCTTCAGCACGGCGTCGAGCTGGGGGGTGTTCGTGATCTCCCTGCCCATCGTGGTGCCCCTGGGCCAGGCCATGGACGTGCCCATGCCGCTGGTGGTGGGCGCCCTGCTGTCGGCCTCGGCTTTTGGCAGTCACGCCTGTTTTTTCAGCGACTCCACCGTACTGTCCGCCCAGGGGGCCGGCTGCGACACCATGGATCACGCCCTGACCCAGCTGCCCTACGCACTGATCGGCGGCGCCATCACCCTGGCCGCCCTGCTCGCCGCCGGGTTCTGGATGGTGTAA
- a CDS encoding EAL domain-containing protein — MTTPVHTDARILVLDDNPVNVELLLCLLEDEGYRHVYAETDPRRLARHLHEQPVDLLLLDIRMPYLDGYQVLAWLREEWGERAPPVIVLSAQTDAETRLRALGLGARDFLNKPFDQPEVLQRIRNTLEAHFLLRDRSDRAAWLEDEVRQRTSELQLQAISDPVTGRLNRRGLLEQLQDSPQGSVVLYFIALDGLEDIARLHGLRVAETLSRTLSARLQSLLQEQECVVGAWSSSEWLVLDRNLPNESDIARQAERLLAGLAQGIEVEQLLLQLDCRIGVSHSGMMHDNHEHLVRQAAIALPPKAGEWRCFEPVLEQRLLTLSHYRQALRTAAEQRQLFLVYQPKVALQGERVVSAEALLRWVSPEFGFVPPADFIPIAESSGDILRLGGWVIDTAIGQLEQWLEREQVSPGFRVAVNVAALQLMQPGFADGLIRRLAHSRLPPGAIEIEVTESGLMQNMELALVQLNQLAAAGIGIAIDDFGTGYSSLAYLKTMPVSVLKIDRAFVDQMDTDEQDRGLAQAVIQMARILGCETVAEGVERPEQVALLRAMGCTQVQGYWYSPPLKPEVFIEYCQSRNG, encoded by the coding sequence ATGACCACGCCCGTCCACACCGATGCCCGTATTCTGGTGCTTGATGACAATCCGGTGAATGTGGAGCTGTTGCTGTGCTTGCTGGAGGACGAAGGCTACCGCCATGTGTACGCGGAAACCGATCCGCGCCGGCTGGCCCGGCACCTGCACGAGCAGCCGGTGGATCTGTTGCTGCTTGATATTCGCATGCCATATCTGGACGGCTACCAGGTGCTGGCATGGCTGCGGGAGGAGTGGGGCGAGCGGGCCCCGCCGGTGATTGTGCTCAGTGCCCAGACCGACGCCGAGACCCGGCTGCGGGCCCTGGGCCTGGGGGCCCGGGACTTTCTCAACAAGCCCTTTGATCAGCCGGAGGTATTGCAGCGCATTCGCAATACCCTGGAGGCCCACTTTCTGTTGCGGGATCGCAGCGACCGGGCCGCCTGGCTGGAAGACGAGGTGCGCCAGCGTACCAGTGAACTGCAGTTGCAGGCGATCAGTGATCCGGTCACCGGCCGGCTGAACCGGCGCGGTTTGCTGGAGCAGCTGCAGGACAGTCCGCAGGGCAGCGTGGTGCTGTATTTTATTGCCCTCGACGGCCTGGAAGACATTGCCCGGCTGCACGGCCTGCGGGTGGCCGAAACCCTGAGCCGGACCCTGAGTGCGCGCCTGCAGTCGCTGCTGCAGGAGCAGGAGTGTGTGGTGGGCGCCTGGAGCAGCAGCGAGTGGCTGGTGCTGGACAGGAACCTGCCCAACGAGTCTGATATTGCCCGCCAGGCCGAGCGGCTGCTGGCCGGCCTGGCGCAGGGAATTGAGGTGGAGCAACTGCTGTTGCAGCTGGATTGCCGTATTGGCGTCAGTCACAGCGGCATGATGCACGACAACCATGAGCACCTGGTGCGTCAGGCGGCCATTGCGCTGCCGCCCAAGGCCGGGGAGTGGCGCTGCTTTGAGCCGGTGCTGGAGCAGCGGCTGCTGACTCTGAGCCACTACCGCCAGGCATTGCGCACCGCCGCCGAGCAGCGGCAGCTTTTTCTGGTGTATCAGCCCAAGGTGGCGCTGCAAGGAGAGCGGGTGGTGAGTGCCGAGGCCCTGCTGCGCTGGGTCAGCCCCGAGTTTGGTTTTGTGCCGCCGGCGGACTTTATTCCCATCGCCGAGAGCAGCGGCGATATTCTGCGCCTGGGCGGCTGGGTGATCGACACCGCCATTGGCCAGCTGGAGCAGTGGCTGGAACGGGAGCAGGTGTCGCCCGGTTTTCGAGTGGCGGTCAACGTGGCGGCGTTGCAGCTGATGCAACCGGGCTTTGCCGACGGCCTGATCCGCCGTCTGGCCCACAGCCGGCTGCCGCCGGGGGCCATTGAGATTGAGGTCACCGAGTCGGGGCTGATGCAAAACATGGAGCTGGCGCTGGTGCAGCTTAACCAGCTGGCGGCGGCGGGCATCGGTATTGCCATCGACGATTTCGGCACCGGCTATTCGTCGCTGGCTTACCTGAAAACCATGCCGGTGTCGGTGCTCAAGATAGACAGGGCCTTTGTGGATCAAATGGACACCGATGAGCAGGACAGGGGGCTGGCTCAGGCGGTGATTCAGATGGCCCGCATTCTGGGCTGCGAGACGGTGGCCGAAGGGGTGGAGCGGCCCGAGCAGGTGGCCTTGTTGCGTGCCATGGGCTGCACCCAGGTGCAGGGCTACTGGTATTCGCCGCCGCTCAAGCCCGAGGTGTTTATTGAGTATTGCCAGAGCCGGAACGGCTAA
- a CDS encoding GAF domain-containing protein, whose amino-acid sequence MKSPAPLPANEPARLASLRRLHLLDTPVDPEFDQLVELACLLLKMPMGLISLVDEDRQWSRGRWGLAVQQSPRDTAFCNWVVADGTPLVVADASQDPRFAEHPLVTGEPGLRFYAGVPLCLEPGLVVGVLAVLDSQPRTLNEEALRQLELLAGQARALLRLRRKRHMLNEQALLSDSRLARYQAITQGAAAGIVRIDGRGLIQEINDYALNLLGYRRDEVLGHNVSRLMPARWAPHHDHYIRNYLEGGEARVIGKGRRVAALHRNGHSVPVHLAVGQVHQSGPHEHAEFIGILTDLSEMHSAEQRERRAAEMVARQQQLLSVLHKGLTDYHALMSGNRLWAFLQDALRTLTGSDYSLIGEVLPAENGPALKVHAITDLSWSEASRQLMQRWQAGEMLLTNPDSMLGRVFAGGETVLSNDLAEDPRRGGFPPGHPPLHNFLGVPILDDGEVIGMFAIANGRDDYSQELVAWLEPFTSTCALLINLYRQLNERDAFTEQLRQTRDEAERASRAKTEFLSSMSHELRTPLNAIMGFAQLLLNNQRTPLDERQHRQVEQIYKSGNHLLTLINEVLDLARIEAGRIDMSFEAIEVADVVREACDILSPMAQQQHIRLQPQMGRCGAVTADYTRLKQVLLNLLSNAIKYNRPQGQVHIGCRCEGERLRISVRDTGPGIAADKLSQLFQPFNRLGAENGAIEGTGVGLALTKRIVEQMQGEIGVETVPGEGCEFWFCLPLATPAPAALTEALPSRAPAEGAGRTVLYVEDNPANQRLLSELFEPLDGVELTCVPSAELAFEMACASPPSLILMDINLPGMSGLEAALLLGRHPRTRQVPVVALSARAMPEELNQARQAGFRDYLTKPVDLPRLLALLETLTGETS is encoded by the coding sequence ATGAAAAGCCCCGCCCCCCTGCCTGCCAACGAGCCGGCCCGACTGGCCAGCCTGCGTCGGCTGCATCTGCTCGACACCCCGGTCGATCCGGAATTCGATCAACTGGTCGAGCTGGCCTGTTTGTTACTGAAGATGCCCATGGGGCTGATTTCGCTGGTGGACGAAGACCGCCAGTGGAGCCGTGGTCGCTGGGGCCTGGCGGTGCAGCAGAGCCCGCGGGACACCGCCTTCTGCAACTGGGTGGTGGCCGACGGTACGCCGCTGGTGGTGGCCGATGCCAGCCAGGATCCGCGTTTTGCCGAGCATCCCCTGGTCACCGGCGAGCCGGGCCTGCGTTTTTACGCCGGTGTGCCCCTTTGCCTGGAGCCCGGTCTGGTGGTGGGCGTGCTGGCGGTGCTGGACAGCCAGCCCCGTACCCTGAATGAGGAGGCGCTACGCCAGTTGGAGCTGCTGGCCGGCCAGGCCCGGGCGCTGCTGCGACTGCGCAGAAAGCGGCACATGCTGAATGAGCAGGCACTCCTGAGCGACAGCCGGCTGGCCCGCTACCAGGCCATTACCCAGGGGGCGGCGGCGGGCATAGTGCGTATCGATGGCCGGGGGCTTATTCAGGAAATCAATGACTATGCCCTCAACCTGCTCGGTTACCGGCGCGACGAGGTGCTGGGGCACAATGTCAGCCGGCTGATGCCGGCCCGGTGGGCGCCCCATCACGATCACTATATTCGCAACTATCTCGAGGGCGGCGAGGCCAGGGTTATCGGCAAGGGCCGCAGGGTGGCGGCGCTGCACCGGAACGGACACTCGGTGCCGGTGCATCTGGCGGTGGGCCAGGTGCACCAGAGCGGGCCCCATGAGCATGCCGAGTTTATCGGTATTCTCACGGATCTGAGCGAGATGCACAGCGCCGAGCAGCGCGAGCGCCGGGCAGCGGAAATGGTGGCGCGCCAGCAGCAGTTGCTGAGCGTGCTGCACAAGGGGCTGACCGACTACCACGCGCTGATGTCCGGCAACCGGCTGTGGGCCTTTTTGCAGGACGCCCTGCGTACGCTGACCGGCAGTGATTATTCGCTGATCGGCGAAGTGCTGCCCGCGGAAAACGGGCCGGCGCTGAAGGTGCATGCCATTACCGACTTGTCCTGGAGCGAGGCGTCCCGCCAGCTGATGCAGCGATGGCAGGCGGGGGAGATGCTGCTCACCAATCCGGACAGCATGCTGGGCCGCGTGTTCGCCGGGGGGGAAACCGTGCTCAGTAACGACCTGGCCGAAGATCCCCGCCGGGGCGGCTTTCCCCCCGGCCACCCGCCGCTGCACAACTTTCTGGGGGTGCCCATTCTCGATGACGGCGAAGTGATTGGCATGTTTGCCATCGCCAACGGCCGCGACGACTACAGTCAGGAGCTGGTGGCCTGGCTGGAGCCCTTTACCTCCACCTGTGCCCTGCTGATCAATCTTTATCGCCAGCTCAACGAGCGGGATGCCTTTACCGAGCAGTTGCGCCAGACCCGGGACGAAGCCGAGCGGGCCAGCCGGGCGAAGACCGAATTTTTGTCCTCCATGAGCCACGAGCTGCGCACGCCACTCAACGCCATCATGGGCTTTGCCCAGTTGCTGCTGAACAACCAGCGCACGCCTCTGGACGAGCGTCAGCACCGGCAGGTGGAGCAAATCTATAAAAGCGGCAATCACCTGCTCACGCTGATCAACGAGGTACTGGATCTGGCACGCATCGAGGCCGGCCGCATCGACATGTCGTTTGAGGCCATTGAGGTGGCCGATGTGGTGCGCGAGGCCTGCGATATTCTCTCGCCCATGGCCCAGCAACAACATATTCGGCTGCAGCCCCAGATGGGCCGGTGCGGGGCCGTGACCGCCGATTACACCCGGCTCAAGCAGGTGCTGCTCAACCTGCTGTCCAATGCCATCAAATACAATCGTCCGCAGGGCCAGGTGCACATCGGCTGTCGCTGCGAGGGGGAGCGGTTGCGCATTTCGGTACGGGACACGGGCCCGGGCATTGCCGCCGACAAGCTCAGTCAGCTGTTCCAGCCCTTTAACCGCCTGGGCGCCGAAAACGGCGCCATCGAGGGCACCGGCGTGGGCCTGGCCCTGACCAAGCGCATCGTCGAGCAGATGCAGGGGGAGATTGGCGTCGAGACGGTACCGGGGGAAGGCTGCGAGTTCTGGTTTTGCCTGCCGCTGGCCACACCGGCACCCGCGGCCCTGACGGAGGCATTGCCGTCCCGGGCGCCGGCCGAGGGGGCCGGCAGGACGGTGCTGTATGTGGAAGACAACCCGGCCAATCAGCGGCTGCTGAGCGAGCTGTTCGAGCCACTCGACGGCGTTGAGCTCACCTGCGTGCCCTCGGCGGAGCTGGCCTTTGAAATGGCCTGTGCCAGCCCGCCGAGTCTTATTCTGATGGACATTAACCTACCTGGCATGAGCGGGCTGGAAGCCGCCCTGCTGCTGGGCCGGCATCCGCGCACCCGGCAGGTGCCGGTGGTGGCGCTTTCGGCCAGGGCCATGCCGGAAGAGCTGAACCAGGCCCGCCAGGCGGGCTTTCGGGATTACCTGACCAAGCCGGTGGATCTTCCCCGGCTGCTGGCGTTGCTGGAAACCCTGACCGGGGAGACGTCCTGA
- a CDS encoding cytochrome d ubiquinol oxidase subunit II → MDLALFYYLLLGFAVLMYVVLDGFDLGLGILYPWFQSEGERDHMMRSISHVWDGNETWLVFGGVVLFAAFPAAYAGILSTLYTPIIIMLIGLIFRGVAFEYRFKSHRSKPWWDKSFWLGSTVATFCQGAILGAVVQGVEAGPGELGALAWLSPFSIFTGFSLMVAYALLACCYLVLKSRDPVLARAAQLGRRLVVAIMVILLVLSLWMVLANEEVSARWFDGLNLLWLSPLPLLSAVLGFLLYRDLDGEPHETRPFWLACGLFLLGFGGLVVSLFPYLIPHQLTLWQASAPDSSLLFLLPGILIFLPLICAYTLWGYRIFSGKVEDFEEGY, encoded by the coding sequence ATGGATCTGGCGCTGTTTTATTATTTGCTGCTGGGCTTTGCGGTGCTGATGTACGTGGTGCTGGACGGCTTTGACCTCGGCCTCGGCATTCTGTATCCCTGGTTTCAAAGCGAAGGCGAGCGGGATCACATGATGCGCTCCATCTCCCATGTGTGGGACGGCAACGAAACCTGGCTGGTGTTTGGCGGCGTGGTGCTGTTTGCGGCCTTTCCCGCCGCCTACGCCGGCATTCTGTCCACCCTGTATACGCCCATCATCATTATGCTGATCGGGCTGATTTTCCGCGGCGTGGCCTTTGAATACCGCTTCAAGTCGCACCGCTCCAAGCCCTGGTGGGACAAGTCGTTCTGGCTTGGCTCCACCGTGGCCACCTTTTGTCAGGGCGCCATTCTCGGTGCCGTGGTGCAGGGGGTGGAGGCCGGTCCCGGTGAGCTGGGCGCCCTGGCCTGGCTCAGCCCGTTCAGCATCTTCACCGGGTTTTCGCTGATGGTGGCCTATGCCCTGCTGGCCTGTTGCTACCTGGTGCTGAAAAGCCGGGATCCCGTGCTGGCCCGGGCCGCCCAGCTTGGCCGCCGGCTGGTGGTGGCCATTATGGTCATTTTGCTGGTACTCAGCCTGTGGATGGTGCTGGCCAACGAGGAGGTGAGTGCCCGCTGGTTTGACGGCCTCAATTTGCTGTGGCTGTCGCCGCTGCCGCTGCTGAGTGCGGTGCTCGGTTTTCTGCTGTACCGGGATCTGGACGGCGAGCCGCACGAAACCCGGCCCTTCTGGCTGGCCTGCGGTCTGTTCCTGCTGGGCTTTGGCGGCCTGGTGGTGAGCCTGTTCCCTTACCTGATCCCCCACCAGCTGACCCTGTGGCAGGCCAGCGCGCCGGACTCCAGCCTGCTGTTCCTGCTGCCCGGCATTCTCATCTTTTTGCCGCTGATCTGCGCCTATACCCTGTGGGGCTACCGCATTTTCTCCGGCAAGGTGGAAGACTTTGAGGAAGGCTACTGA
- a CDS encoding cytochrome ubiquinol oxidase subunit I, whose amino-acid sequence MELDAAILSRIQFAFTVSFHIIFPAITIGLATAIAIWEGLWLKTRNPVYFQLAKFWIKPFAITFGMGVVSGIVLSYEFGTNFSRFSEITGAVLGPLMAYEVLTAFFLEAGFLGVMLFGWQRVGEKLHFFSTCVVAVGTWISAFWIIVANSWMQTPAGYELVDGRFEVASWMEVIFNPSMPYRLVHMLLAAMLSATFVIGGISAWYLYKKREMAFGRKGLSMALWAALLLAPLQAIVGDFHGLNVKEHQPIKVAAMEGIWPEQESGAPLLLFAVPDMEAETNRFEIKIPKLASLILTHELDGELQGLKSVPAEDRPHVPLVFYSFRIMVGLGVLMIGAALWGLWLRRKHGQFESKPFQWLMMLMIPSGVVSTLAGWYVAEVGRQPWLVHGLVRTMEVVSPLPAERVLFSLTLFVLTYSLLFCVYLYFMAKLVRKGPPDMARLEQHMIGIQAPGFALAWVKKLQHDVVEN is encoded by the coding sequence ATGGAGCTTGATGCCGCCATTTTATCGCGAATACAGTTCGCCTTTACCGTCAGTTTTCACATTATCTTTCCGGCCATCACCATCGGCTTGGCCACCGCCATTGCCATCTGGGAAGGGCTCTGGCTGAAAACCCGCAATCCGGTGTATTTTCAGCTGGCCAAGTTCTGGATCAAGCCCTTTGCCATTACCTTTGGCATGGGGGTGGTGAGCGGCATCGTGCTGTCCTACGAGTTCGGCACCAACTTCTCCCGCTTCTCCGAAATCACCGGCGCCGTGCTCGGGCCGCTGATGGCCTACGAGGTGCTGACCGCCTTCTTTCTGGAGGCGGGCTTTCTGGGCGTCATGCTGTTCGGCTGGCAGCGGGTAGGGGAAAAACTGCACTTTTTCTCCACCTGTGTGGTGGCGGTCGGCACCTGGATTTCGGCGTTCTGGATTATCGTCGCCAACTCCTGGATGCAGACCCCGGCGGGGTATGAGCTGGTGGACGGTCGCTTCGAGGTGGCCAGCTGGATGGAGGTGATCTTCAACCCGTCCATGCCCTACCGGCTGGTGCACATGCTGCTGGCGGCCATGCTCAGCGCCACCTTTGTGATCGGGGGTATCAGCGCCTGGTATCTGTATAAAAAGCGCGAGATGGCCTTTGGTCGCAAGGGCCTGTCCATGGCGCTGTGGGCGGCGCTGCTGCTGGCCCCGCTGCAGGCCATTGTCGGCGACTTTCACGGCCTCAACGTGAAAGAGCACCAGCCCATCAAGGTGGCGGCGATGGAAGGGATCTGGCCCGAGCAGGAAAGTGGCGCGCCGCTGCTGCTGTTTGCGGTGCCCGACATGGAGGCCGAGACCAACCGTTTCGAGATTAAAATTCCCAAGCTGGCTTCACTGATCCTCACCCACGAGCTGGACGGCGAACTGCAGGGCCTGAAGTCGGTGCCCGCGGAAGACCGCCCCCATGTGCCGCTGGTGTTTTATTCCTTCCGCATCATGGTGGGGCTGGGGGTGCTGATGATCGGCGCCGCCCTGTGGGGACTGTGGCTGCGCAGAAAGCACGGTCAGTTTGAGAGCAAGCCCTTTCAGTGGCTGATGATGCTGATGATCCCCTCGGGGGTGGTGTCCACCCTGGCCGGCTGGTACGTGGCCGAGGTGGGCCGCCAGCCCTGGCTGGTGCATGGCCTGGTGCGCACCATGGAGGTGGTGTCGCCGTTGCCGGCGGAGCGGGTGTTGTTCTCGCTCACCCTGTTCGTGCTCACCTACAGCCTGCTGTTTTGCGTGTACCTCTACTTTATGGCCAAACTGGTGCGCAAGGGGCCGCCGGACATGGCCCGGCTGGAGCAGCACATGATCGGCATTCAGGCCCCCGGCTTCGCCCTGGCCTGGGTGAAAAAACTGCAACACGATGTGGTGGAGAACTGA